The Thunnus thynnus chromosome 13, fThuThy2.1, whole genome shotgun sequence genome segment TGGTCAACCAAAGCACCTGGAGAAACATCGGCAACATTAAAGAGCACTTACTTCAAAGTTTAGGTCCACAAATTACCGCCAGAAACAGTTTTAGAAAAGCATCCCCCCTCACCAATGATTCGGCGGTTAAAGTAATCCGGCAACATCCTCTCACAGACAGCCACTAACAGCCAGAAAGCCTCCTCTTCTTTCGCGTAGAGCAGGAGGACTGAAGTGAGAATGTTCATGGCCTAAACAGTAGAAAAGGATAGACTTTTAAAAATGGAGCAAAGAAGAAGCCAGTATAAAGGTGTGCGTGTGTCCACCAGGCGCATTTTTCAGAGCACCAgtgccttttaaaaaatatttttggtggATTTAGAGCATTTGTGGCATTTCCTGAGCTccagggttttttgttttttttttttcaaagaaattgaccttttttaaaatcaagtcTACTTTTCAGAGCTGCTGCACTCCACTGTCACAAACTGACCAATCATAGTAAAGGACGCAGGTGTTTAAAACCATCAGTGTTATGAGCGTTTTCAAGTCTGTACCACAGCCTCCACCTCTTcacctgttgtgtgtgtgtgtgtgtgtgtgtgtgtgtgtgtgtgtgctactgCAGACATTTCACCattgttgtcattgtcattgttttaacaacagaaacaaaggaTAATCTCACATAAACTACCactaaaaatgcagaaataaagaATGATTATCAGAACAAAATGGCCAGACACTTCCTGGTTATTGTTTTCGTGTGCatgtttttcatattcatattttttctgtgaTGACAGAACTGTAGCTACAAAAATTGGCTAACAGCTGTTCATGCATTTTACCCAGAGTGTCTAATAGCGTCTGAGTGTTTGTTATCAGTGTCAATCtgtgcttttctctctgttaaaAGCAGGTGGTGGAAAACGAGCCTAAACAAATTTGAGTACCTGGCAGTAGCCAATTTTAGGGTTCCTGCAGGCATAAGCGGTAAGGACTCTGCGCAGAGCAGAGATTCCTGTGTCACTCTGAAAGGCGGGGTGCTCTGGCAGAGAGCGGTGTAAGTCTCTTTCGATCTCATCTGTAGCCAGAGTGCTTGTGCCCAGAGACTGTTCGACCAGCTCGGTGTAATAGCCGGGGTGAGTGGCCATGTCGTTTACAGCTCCTACAGAGTCAAATCATCAAAAACAGATGCTGCAGTGATCCCACATCAACCATGTTTCGCTTAATTATTCATGCTGAGAGAGCACTTGAGTACATAACACACATTCAATCATGCAAGTCTTCATTAGCAAAACTCTGACACATTGTATCACTTACATAACACAGCATAGTAATGTCTGATGTTTACATACCTGAAAAAAGCATCCACAGCTCTCCTCTCAAAGCTTCAGGGACACCACGAACAATCAAGTCTCGTGTCTTCCTGGTGAAAAACATACTTGTGCCACGTCCGTATTCAGAGAAATGGATGTTCCAAGACTGctccttcatcttttctttaAGCTGTCAAAGACACAGATGGCAGTATTTATAAACAGATGCAtgcttcctttttatttatgtcCTGACTCGATTCGACACCCACCCGCAGGTTCTAGTGCATTACAATTACATCAAGGTAATACAGTCAGATTTAggaaattctgatgaaaacaggCGTACGTTTCATTTGAACTGAACTCTGATATTTACCATTTTGGGGTCAAGGTTCTCAACATCCTGAGGGTGGAAAACAGTCATGAGAGCCTCAGTGCTTACTGCCTTGCTGCTGTCTTTCTGCCCGACCATCAGAGTTACATCGTCTGGATTGTCCTCAAAGTGGTTGATGAGTGACTGGCATTCACCTCGTATAGCCTTAGTGATAAAGACATCATTTTTCATTGTCAGAAACCACTGTAAAACGAATCAACTGGAAACTGTgagtaaaagagtaaaaatggcacaaataaaaacaacatgttacCTCTGATGAAGCAGAGTGCTGAGGGCTGGCACTAATCCCACACCTGCTACGGATTGTGTTTGCAAGCCGCTGGTAGTCACGAACCTCAGAGAAACGCAGCGCCCTCTTGCCACGCACACACACCGTTAAAGCTCTGCTGTTGGAATCGGGCTTCTCAACATTCACAACCTGGCAGAGGGTAATGTTGACAGACCAAACAGTCACTTTTTACCTGGTATTTATTAGTAAGGAGAGAGCGATTTGAGACTGTGTATCATTGGCAGTGATACAGTTTTAGTTTCACGTTACCTCTCGCATTGGAATGATGATATGGCATTGGCTTCCGTCCTGACTGGCAAAACACAGGTAATTCTCAGACAAACAGATCTTGCCAAGCGTGTTAAAATGGCTGAAGGGTACCCACAGGAAGCTCTCATGCACCTCCAACAGGTTTTCCTCTTTGGGAAGCCTGAAAAATGTCCGGAACTGTTCGCTCTTTGCATGAGCTTCGAGGCCTCTGGAGGGGGAAGTAAAGCAGAAAGAAATGTCATGGGCAGAACATCACCAGTAAGTTtcataaaatcatcattttgcaGCCTCCACACTGGAAGAACACACATGCGCAGAGTCTCATAACAACCTATTTTTGAGTGCTTTAAATTATTACAAATATAGATATTACTACGACAGATATATCATAGTATGGACAGGTAGTTTACTTTGTTAAAAGGTCAGTTTCTTCTTAAATTACAGCATTTagaaatgtagttttaaattACCAAGCATGATTCTAGCAAATCAACACCAAATCAAAGGCTGGAATATGTAGGCAAAACGGTCAAAATAACTGACTACAGTAggttgattttaaaatatctgttaCTGGTATTGTTGTGTATGACCTACATGGCACTACATAAaaggtgaaaacaaacacaaatgctaCTTGACAGAAGTCAGGCGTTATGTTTACTCTGTGTCTTGGAGCTGGCAGCCAGCGCTAACAGGATCATGTAAAGCTGTGCAgtgtagcagacagacagtacCTCTTGGTAATTTGCAGGGGGTCGGTGAGAGCTGGCTCTCTTTCGAAGGCCTCTTTATCAAAAAGGCGCTTGATGGAGTAGTCAGCCAGCTGCTCCATGATAATGAAGGTTTCATTAAGGTGCAGCAGCATGGAGAAGTAGTGATCCTCCCCATTAGCCAAGACATGGATGCTCTCAGTCAGAATCACATTAGATGTTTTCTCTAGCTTCCAGATCTCATCCCAGGAGATGATTAGCTTCACTGCAAAGTCATCAcgagaaaataaataatgacatcagTGATTAAGGCTCTAGCTGTAAGGACAGTGATCTGGatacatcattattattgtgtaatacTGTTGATGTACTGTACTTAATGGCTCCGTTACAGAGAACTGCTGATACCACcaaatgaaaatgttcacaCTGTGCAGCatcaatgtgaaaatgtcactCAGTGTCAAATTAACATGAAATTCAGCGTCATCCATTCTCCACACCGCTTTTCAAGTCTGCCTTCATACTGTGAGGTCTGCTATAATGGCTTTTTCACAATTATGGGAGCTGTAATTATCAAGAgctatttttttaatgacaaaacGTTCAAAGAATGTACCTTTAAGGCCATGAAAGCCCACTATGGTGGATACTTGGATCTGCCACACCAATTAACATTACCGAGACAAATGCCATGCTCATGTGAATAAATGGCACAGAAATTGCTTACCCTCAGCTCCCAGCAGGTATGAATAGAAGCAGAGGAAGTTTGTGCTGAGGTAGAGCCAGCCCTGGCAGGGCACTTTGCCTTTCCAGTAGCTGCATGAGTAATATGTGACCAGCTTTTCGTCCGGCGGCAGCTCAAACCACTTCTCAAACCTCAAAAGTGCTTCTCTGAACTTCTCGGGATCGTCCTCCATCACCAGGGATGTCTTCCCTTCCTCAGCGATTAGACCctaacacataaaacataagaCTTGATGTTGCGGGTGTCAATACAAAAATGCATCATGTCCTTTCAGTAACTGACAGTGAAAGAGTAACTTTCTGATGTGATTTAGAGGCCATATAATTTTTTATACAGTTGGATCAAACCTGATGAGAGATTAGCATGTTAAAATATTACATGTATATCATATGTAAGTCCCTTAATGATCAATTTGTGTAACTTCTTACTCTTATCTTTCCCTGTACAAAGCTGGTGATGTCTTCACTGGAGTCAAAAACAGAGAGTGTCCTCATGATGTTCTGCTGCAGCCAATCCCAGTGCTGAACAATCTCCTCTTTGGTGACACCTGACCCAAAGTCGAgggtgaaaaaaatgacaaatcatGGCTTAATGTGAAAGAAatatcatgtttgtgttttgtttatctctgaattaaaaaaggcTGGTTGTAGAACTGTATGAGTCTTAGGCGACAGAAGAAACATTATTTAACTATTAAATCTCACTTTAACTTTTTCTATTTGAAATATTGGCTTCATTGTGATTCTGATTGAATTTTTCTGAACTTCtgtacaatcacagtgaaagCAATTTCAAGATGTGACTTAAACTGCAATTAATCATAATCACAGAAACTTGAGATGAAAATGCAATGACTTACCGCATGCTATTGACCAATACACCTGCGAGTCCGGCGTGTGGTGCAGAATGCGGAAAGGAGCGACTTTGGATGTGGAGTCCAGCACAGTGTCCAGAGTTCCCACAAGGAGGCCTGTGACATACAGCACATTGGTAATTTTATCCAACACTGTCACACATGACCTTCAGCCACATGACATCAGCTTTATATATTCCCAAGAAGCTAAGATGGAAAATTACAACCTTTCATTAAAAGGCCTACTTCTTGACCACTAATTACAGATAAATTTGCACTCAAAGATTTTGGCTTTATGAAGAAAATGACatattatgtttgtttacaaatCATAGTTAGCatcagaaaagatgaaaaaaagataataagataataagataatTCAGCTGTTAGACAGAATATTAAAAGACCTTCCAATCAATCCTTTGTTTACACTTGTATCACGGACTGTGCCTTTTTGCCTTACTGACAGTGTGGAGATGAATGATTCCCCAGGTCCACGTCAGAGCCACACAACTAAAATTAGCTAAATCTGTTACCTCTCCAACTCCTCTCTGACATGCCCTCCATGAATAATTAACAAGGTCTCAGTGAAACCACACTCTCATGCACTGCATCAGCACTATACCGGTCTGCCGGCTGAACATGGATCAGCTCTGCACATGTTCTGCTAGTCAGCTGCCATGTAGTCAGGGATTCAAATGATCAAACACAGGATAATGTACTATGTTCTCATCAGGGTGGAACAACATCACACAGCGGAGGATAGATGACTTAGACACATGAAAGACACTTCAGACATAAAAGGCTCTTGTGCTGGAGAGGGCTTCAAGTGCAGCATGGTATCAGGTAGTATTTAACCTCCACTATCATTAAACCAGACTGGCAGGACATCAGCCCTTTTGTCTGCATCAAGAACACCATTATCATTAATATCTATTAATTACCTTACAGTTGTCACACTGTGGCTTGTGGTTAGAAACTATAGGTTATAATCACTGGTGGTGTTATCAGCACTATTGTTATACTGTCAGGTGACAGCGGTTTTCAGAGATCCAAGTCAGTGTGACGGCTGGCATGCAATTAGGTTTACACAACAGGATGTGTCTCAATCTGAGACTCACTGGGGGTTCAGTGGGAAAATGAGGACTCGAGGCTGCAGTTGATGTTGCATAATTTTGAAAGGAGCATGCCACCATTTTTTAGGAATTCATACATTATTAACAGCTTTGAGCATCTTTACTAAAACCAGACAACTTCATAACGTATTTACTTATGAACttacataattttttaaagtttggttATTGTCTCACAGGGGAGGCAACAActtaataaaatgacaaacaattcAAATTCATTATGTAGAGAAACAACCCAATAATGACTGTTCCTTCCCTGAGActgatcatttaaaaatgtctgtaagAAAACAGGGAAACCTGTTATAAAAGCTCTACAAAAGATCTGTAACAAGGCTGAAGTGATATGTCCATGAATCAATTAGTAAATCACAACCATACATGACTaatcttttaattaatttaacaatgaaaaatgtcaaacactcGCTGGTTCtactgcagcttctcaaatgtgataatttgctgcccttttctgttttatattactgcaggcattttttttttaactagtgACAGGATTTTTTAGACTGACTGATGAATTGGAAGAATAACTTTAATAACAGTTGTAGCCCTAGTCTATAAAAACAGactaaaatgttcaaaaattaTTATATCTCAGTGCGGCAAAAAGCTATGATATAACTCATATATAACtataaattacagtgtgacaACTCAACTGAACATCAATGTCTCCACAAAGTCACTGACACATTTATCTCGtttggaggaggggggggggggcagtctCTGACATTGCAGTGACTTTACAAATCCAGaggttttctcttttatttctaGCTTCAGGGAGAGAGTGGTGTGAATATTCTCACAGTGACACAACTGTCCTGCAGcacaacaaaatgtaaacagaggGTTGGTACATCCTTTCAGAGATGGACTGGTAGAAcaagtattattttttttaacagtagcTACAACAAAATACATGATTTTAAGTCTTAGTCTAAAGCTGACATGATAATAGCTTTAAGTTTTAAGGCCTATGTACATACTGTGGCATAACTACAGGCCACTGAGCTATAAAATCAGCACGAAATGCACCGTGCAGTGGGTAGACCACTACTTTTTTCCAAGTAACCTAATTGTGctcaaacaaacatcagacaaGCTAAATAAGCCAATATATTGACAAGTACACTTGAGGAGACCTTGCAGACTGCAGTGTCAACATGAGAAACCGGCTGTTCAGCACCTGAACTGCCTCGTGTAATTTTGCCACTTGTACCTGTTGCAGTGAGGGCAATTTTTCTGTAGAGGAGGGGGCAGTACAGCAGTACCCGCCCTGTACATGGCAGACAGCACGCTAGATAAGCAGATGTATGGCGAGTTAACCCATTAATACCAAGTTTGATTTAACGGGGTCTCGTGACGTCGCAGCAGCTGTCCTTAAGTACGCGAGGAGGTGAAAACATAACGGCTAACGTTACCTGTCAAACCGCCTCCACCTTCTCCGTAGCCTCGTCTCCTTTGCAGTACGAAGTACTCATTATCCTTCTCGGTGACCCACAATTTGAAGGCGTTTTTCAGCAGAATCTCTTCAGGTTTGAGCCACATGTTTTCAAACGTCAAGGAGTTATCTCCCAAATCCACCTGACATGTCACGGTTACCTCTGTCGTGGCCCGACATCAAACCTGTGGACATTTGTTTGTGTCCGAATCCCTCCCTTCCCACGTCGACAAGAAATGCTGCCAGAGCTGCAAAGCATTCTGGGATTGTAGTTTCTGAGGAGAAGGCGGCGCCACAGGAGACCAAATACGATGGATAGAGTTCAAAGAGTTGGCCCCTTTTGCTTAACAAAATTTTCAGCAAATCCGCAGTAAATTTAGTACAATAGGCATAATATTGTAGCAGTCTTTTAGGTCAGCTGAAAACAAAATTTATCTTTAGTTGgccaatttttaaaaaactttttttgtattgATAGTCTTTTGTTATTTAggcaatttaatatttttaatgcttCCAATGAACTTGTAGCCTATTTACTTTTTATCCTACATTGTATTAGTCCACATCTATAATTTTCTTGCATAATTATTCTTGCAATATAATGTAGCccatatttgtatatatttgtattttttaatttcatctccttatctttctcttctctctccttttgttttttacaattgtaaatatttattattattgaaactAGAGCTCAAAAGAGTCAAATTTCACTGCTGAGAAAAATACGCTGCTCACACGGTATCAGACGTAGCTGAGGTGCTGGagataaaaaatgtcaaactgaaaaaagcATTCACTGACTCAAATCTGTGCAAGAATTTTTTTAATTAGCGAGCTTTGAACAGGTAGCAAGTGAATGCAGCCGTATAAAGGGCCGAGAGAGCATCGCTTGATTAGCCTGAGTGCAGAACACTTGTGTCAATCAGTTGAAATTGGGAATTGTAGTCCTATACTATATCCAGGACTACAATTTTGTGGAGTTTTGTTTTGGAGCCACTCCTTAGGAACACTGCAACCACTGGGTCTAAATGAGGATTTTGACATGAGTGTCTTGCtatgaataaattataatatGTTTACATAGCATTTATCTCCATAGTTGATTATTCTATTTTGTTGTGTATATTGTAAATTTTATAAATTcaatgtgtttagtgttttcttGACCGTCTCTATAGACACTGTCTTTAACCTGTAGTCCACTATGTCCAGGACTACAATTCCCTTGATGTTTAGCCACACAAGTTCAACTGATTGACACAAGTGTACTGCAGTGAGGCTAATCGAGTGATGTTCTCTCAGCCCTTTATGCTGCTGCATTcactgctgtgttgttgtgcaTGTGACAGTAAAAGCTCTCAAATCTCTTTTGCCTCTTTTATGTTAAAATCGGAGAAACCATTTTGCTGTAATGGTgtagttcatttttaattttaacttctGAACGTCTACCTGTTGTCTGAATGTTGTAATGTTTAAACCTGTGTAGCTCACAGaccaaatattttaattatcatagataaaaAGGTCTGACAAGGCATACAGTACCTACACTAAAGGGGAGGTAATGACTGAGGAGAGCAATCTCTTATCTGCAGCATCTCTATTGCACCACTGTCCATAtctaaataactttatttatcaCAGCCTAAAAGCCGCCTATATCTGGCGCTGTCTAAAGGCTTTTAAGGACCCATTGAACCTCATTCTGGAAACTGCTTTAAGAGGTGAAATTACCCATTAGGTCTCACATTCAGTGTAATGACACTACTAGGAAACATCTCACAACTGAGGCAACTGAGcagttttataaatgtaaaaacaaagtgTGTGATACAAAACCTGGCTGCAGTGAACATGACTTATGGCTGAACTCCATGAAGCAGCAGGAGAGGCTTTCAGAGAGAAGCTGGTCCTGTTAATAAAAGTTAAGCACAGGCCAATTTTagagtttataaaatgtatactGCCAGGGGTAAGTGCTCTTTGCTTCACTAAAGGAATACAATGATGGCTGATTCACTTGCCAGGAAGTTGCAGCAATGATTTTTTGAAGAGGTCAGCAGTATGAATAACTGTATATCCCTTTCATCATCTAATATTGACAGTGTGAGTGACACAGATTGAACTGTTAACTGCAAAAGCATTATGACTTGGTGAATTATATGCACTGCAGAAACTTGTTGATGATTAACTTGGTTGACTGCTTGAAAGTCCGACAGAGTATCAGGAACAACATACAAGTGTGTAGATACCGAAACATTACACCCATATGTAACTGTTGAACATCTTACTTTATAACTGTTGGTGTTAACAACCTTCACTCTTCTGGGAGGCTTTCCACAAGAGTTTGGAAACTTGTTGCACAGATTTGCTCCCATTTAGCCACAAGTGTGTTAAGTGATGTTGGACACTGACGTTGGGTGATAAAGCCTGGCTCGGTTGGCTCACAGTCATTTTTCCAATTCATTATAAGGTGTTAGATGGAGGCTCTGCTCAGGCCAGTCAAGTTATTTCACACCAAACACAGAAAACTTTGCACTAGTGCAAAGGGAAACTGTTGTTTATACAGGAATGGGCCGCACCCAAATTTTAAATAGCCTAAAACATCATTGCATGCTGCCTAGTCCTattatcatatttattattatatggtATTATCATGATAACTGAAAtgtatgttattatatttatattaagttTCTTAACTGAAACAAATGGCCAAGCCCAAATCAGGAAAAAGCAGCCTCCTACACAATATGTGGACATTTGACCATAAGAAAGCTAAATGAGCCCCTTCCTTACTGAGGAGGGTGGTTTGCAATAACTTGATTTGGACACACGAGGTCCTCTTTGAGCTGTTGGAGCCCTCCTTGATTATTTTACAATGCTTAGACAAAGATAACTTTTCACTTCATCTGCTGGCACCTCAAACTTTTATGCATAAAACACTTAAAGATGCAGTATGTAAAGACAAAACATGCCAAATCATGTGTGAGGGGGTATAAACTTCATtacaaaatcaaagaaaaaatcTTTTCAATGTCAAGATTGATATTACAAGCAAATTATGTTCTAATACCTCTTGTCCTTGAATTTATAAATACCTCAACCTTTAACAAAAGATACAGAGACAAACTTGAATAGAAATAAAGCACATAAGAACTGGACATTGGATATTTCAGTAATGATTCACCTGTTGGCTTCAGGATGCTTTGAAAACTGGTTTTCTTGCCTCCctcagctctttctctctctgtcacctcTTTGAAGAGAGTATTGTCACCTACAGCTAGCACTAGCAGGGATTTTTCAAACATTCCTATGAATCTATGTgtaattttcaaataaaacaataaagtaaagtTTATCTGC includes the following:
- the tbc1d8b gene encoding TBC1 domain family member 8B isoform X1 codes for the protein MWLKPEEILLKNAFKLWVTEKDNEYFVLQRRRGYGEGGGGLTGLLVGTLDTVLDSTSKVAPFRILHHTPDSQVYWSIACGVTKEEIVQHWDWLQQNIMRTLSVFDSSEDITSFVQGKIRGLIAEEGKTSLVMEDDPEKFREALLRFEKWFELPPDEKLVTYYSCSYWKGKVPCQGWLYLSTNFLCFYSYLLGAEVKLIISWDEIWKLEKTSNVILTESIHVLANGEDHYFSMLLHLNETFIIMEQLADYSIKRLFDKEAFEREPALTDPLQITKRGLEAHAKSEQFRTFFRLPKEENLLEVHESFLWVPFSHFNTLGKICLSENYLCFASQDGSQCHIIIPMREVVNVEKPDSNSRALTVCVRGKRALRFSEVRDYQRLANTIRSRCGISASPQHSASSEAIRGECQSLINHFEDNPDDVTLMVGQKDSSKAVSTEALMTVFHPQDVENLDPKMLKEKMKEQSWNIHFSEYGRGTSMFFTRKTRDLIVRGVPEALRGELWMLFSGAVNDMATHPGYYTELVEQSLGTSTLATDEIERDLHRSLPEHPAFQSDTGISALRRVLTAYACRNPKIGYCQAMNILTSVLLLYAKEEEAFWLLVAVCERMLPDYFNRRIIGALVDQAVFEDLIRENLPQLVEHMTDLSFFSSVSLSWFLTLFISVLPIESAVNVVDCFFYDGIKAILQLGLAVLDYNMEALISCHDDAEAVTILNKFFDSVTNKDSPLPPTVQQASVGNNDKSSHFNVDISELIREAYEKYGNIRSEEVESSRKRNKLFVIQTLEDTTKQNVIRVVSQEVRFSASQLDELYNLFKRQHFLSCYWTMKSPVLLHHDPSLAYLEQYQLGFQQFSVLFSLLDPWAFCTNKSTLSLWVFRLIDENQDGLVNFKEFCCALDTLYGGSFTNKLKFLFKLHLPPAFTGSPLHVKEQRIQHLIPVTEDSSHLSRLTAFDLPADGVIRKSPERGRGKVDLQAYLKQWQNEILKKEETIKDLPRINQTQFIQFSKTLYNIFHGDPEEESLYRAVAHVTSLLLRMEEVGRRLQEPSSPPASTQPANSAAAAAAAAAAGDESSTEEASTTPESCDTSSSHNSQDAGPDLSETEWSFSFEQVLASLLNEPAIVNFFERPVDIETKMGQAKVAQLKLKANK
- the tbc1d8b gene encoding TBC1 domain family member 8B isoform X2 encodes the protein MWLKPEEILLKNAFKLWVTEKDNEYFVLQRRRGYGEGGGGLTGLLVGTLDTVLDSTSKVAPFRILHHTPDSQVYWSIACGVTKEEIVQHWDWLQQNIMRTLSVFDSSEDITSFVQGKIRGLIAEEGKTSLVMEDDPEKFREALLRFEKWFELPPDEKLVTYYSCSYWKGKVPCQGWLYLSTNFLCFYSYLLGAEVKLIISWDEIWKLEKTSNVILTESIHVLANGEDHYFSMLLHLNETFIIMEQLADYSIKRLFDKEAFEREPALTDPLQITKRGLEAHAKSEQFRTFFRLPKEENLLEVHESFLWVPFSHFNTLGKICLSENYLCFASQDGSQCHIIIPMREVVNVEKPDSNSRALTVCVRGKRALRFSEVRDYQRLANTIRSRCGISASPQHSASSEAIRGECQSLINHFEDNPDDVTLMVGQKDSSKAVSTEALMTVFHPQDVENLDPKMLKEKMKEQSWNIHFSEYGRGTSMFFTRKTRDLIVRGVPEALRGELWMLFSGAVNDMATHPGYYTELVEQSLGTSTLATDEIERDLHRSLPEHPAFQSDTGISALRRVLTAYACRNPKIGYCQAMNILTSVLLLYAKEEEAFWLLVAVCERMLPDYFNRRIIGALVDQAVFEDLIRENLPQLVEHMTDLSFFSSVSLSWFLTLFISVLPIESAVNVVDCFFYDGIKAILQLGLAVLDYNMEALISCHDDAEAVTILNKFFDSVTNKDSPLPPTVQQASVGNNDKSSHFNVDISELIREAYEKYGNIRSEEVESSRKRNKLFVIQTLEDTTKQNVIRVVSQEVRFSASQLDELYNLFKRQHFLSCYWTMKSPVLLHHDPSLAYLEQYQLGFQQFSVLFSLLDPWAFCTNKSTLSLWVFRLIDENQDGLVNFKEFCCALDTLYGGSFTNKLKFLFKLHLPPAFDLPADGVIRKSPERGRGKVDLQAYLKQWQNEILKKEETIKDLPRINQTQFIQFSKTLYNIFHGDPEEESLYRAVAHVTSLLLRMEEVGRRLQEPSSPPASTQPANSAAAAAAAAAAGDESSTEEASTTPESCDTSSSHNSQDAGPDLSETEWSFSFEQVLASLLNEPAIVNFFERPVDIETKMGQAKVAQLKLKANK